Proteins from a genomic interval of Microbacterium abyssi:
- a CDS encoding histidinol-phosphate transaminase yields the protein MTEPILPRIRPEIAALAPYRQGKQAGPDAFKLSSNENPFEPLPSVLEALQGTTPINRYPDATATRLRERLAARYGVDLDEVHVASGSVAILYQLVQAAASVGDEVIYAWRSFEAYPGLVLVSGATGVQVPLIESDDLASTGRHDLDAMADAVTDRTRAIIVCTPNNPTGPIVTSAEFAAFATRVPSDVLIVLDEAYAEFVTAGGAVDGLGERVFEKHPNVVVLRTFSKAYGLAGLRVGYAIGHAKVLDAARSTGIPLSVTSAAEVAAIASLDAEAELLERVAVLVERRTALLGGLRTQGWTVPDSQSNFVWLPAGERTDEIADAFRAADIVVRPFSGDGIRISVGEEASIEKVLRVASAARP from the coding sequence GTGACCGAGCCGATCCTTCCCCGCATCCGCCCCGAGATCGCCGCCCTCGCGCCGTACCGGCAGGGCAAGCAGGCCGGTCCCGACGCGTTCAAGCTCTCCAGCAACGAGAACCCGTTCGAGCCTCTTCCCTCGGTGCTCGAGGCGCTGCAGGGCACGACGCCGATCAACCGCTACCCGGATGCGACGGCCACACGCCTGCGCGAGCGCCTCGCCGCGCGCTACGGCGTCGACCTCGACGAGGTGCACGTCGCCAGCGGCAGCGTCGCGATCCTGTACCAGCTCGTGCAGGCCGCGGCATCCGTCGGCGACGAGGTGATCTACGCGTGGCGATCCTTCGAGGCCTACCCGGGGCTCGTGCTCGTCTCCGGCGCGACCGGTGTGCAGGTGCCGCTCATCGAATCCGATGACCTCGCCAGCACCGGCCGTCACGACCTCGACGCGATGGCGGATGCCGTCACCGACCGCACCCGTGCGATCATCGTCTGCACGCCGAACAACCCCACCGGCCCGATCGTGACGAGCGCGGAGTTCGCGGCGTTCGCGACCCGCGTCCCCTCCGATGTGCTCATCGTCCTCGATGAGGCCTACGCCGAGTTCGTGACCGCCGGGGGTGCCGTCGACGGCCTGGGCGAACGCGTGTTCGAGAAGCACCCGAACGTCGTGGTGCTGCGCACCTTCTCCAAGGCCTACGGTCTCGCAGGACTCCGGGTCGGCTATGCGATCGGGCACGCGAAGGTGCTCGATGCCGCCCGGTCCACCGGCATCCCGCTCTCGGTGACGTCGGCCGCCGAGGTCGCGGCGATCGCGAGCCTCGACGCCGAAGCAGAATTGCTCGAGCGCGTCGCCGTGCTCGTCGAACGACGCACGGCGCTGCTCGGCGGTCTTCGCACTCAGGGCTGGACCGTGCCGGACAGCCAGTCCAACTTCGTGTGGCTGCCCGCCGGTGAGCGCACGGACGAGATCGCCGACGCCTTCCGCGCCGCGGACATCGTGGTCAGGCCGTTCTCGGGAGACGGCATCCGCATCTCCGTCGGCGAGGAGGCATCGATCGAGAAGGTCCTGCGCGTCGCCTCGGCAGCGCGCCCCTGA
- a CDS encoding phage holin family protein has product MRFIIRVVVNAFAIWVVTLIPALQVEIRPFAPGETLQLVLTLLAVAAIFALVNTIIGTVIKIVAFPLYILTLGLIGLIINGFLLWLTAWITSGFGWGLTVESFWWGVLAAIIITIINAVFGAILRPQKRKRRD; this is encoded by the coding sequence ATGCGCTTCATCATCCGAGTCGTCGTCAACGCCTTCGCCATCTGGGTGGTCACGCTCATCCCTGCCCTGCAGGTGGAGATCCGGCCGTTCGCCCCTGGCGAGACGTTGCAGCTCGTGCTGACGCTGCTCGCGGTCGCGGCGATCTTCGCCCTGGTGAACACGATCATCGGAACCGTCATCAAGATCGTCGCGTTCCCGCTGTACATCCTCACGCTCGGCCTCATCGGCTTGATCATCAACGGGTTCCTGCTGTGGCTGACCGCGTGGATCACCTCCGGGTTCGGCTGGGGCCTGACCGTCGAGTCGTTCTGGTGGGGCGTGCTCGCGGCGATCATCATCACGATCATCAACGCCGTGTTCGGAGCCATCCTGCGCCCTCAGAAGCGCAAGCGTCGCGACTGA
- the purB gene encoding adenylosuccinate lyase: protein MTSPNVFPVQPLSPLDGRYRPAVAPLGDYLSESGLNRARVEVEVEWLIALTDRSLFGTAPLADADKGRLRDLYRDFGQSEIDWLAEREAVTRHDVKAVEYLVRDRLSALGLDAIAELTHFACTSEDINSVSYALTVKRAVENVWLPALDAVIAKLRELGLEHADAAMLSRTHGQPATPSTMGKEIAVFAWRLERVRAQIAASDYLAKFSGATGTWSAHLAADPDADWPTIAREYVEGLGLGFNVLTTQIESHDWQVELYDRVRHAGGILHNLATDIWTYISIGYFTQIPVAGATGSSTMPHKINPIRFENAEANLELSAALLGSLSQTLVTSRMQRDLTDSTTQRNIGVAFGHSLLALDNLRRGLNEISLARDVLLADLDVNWEVLAEAIQTVIRAEVVAGRSTISDPYALLKELTRGHRVGAAELAEFVEGLEIGDAAKQRLLSLTPASYTGLAERLAR from the coding sequence CTGACTTCCCCGAACGTCTTCCCCGTCCAGCCGCTCAGCCCCCTCGACGGACGCTACCGCCCCGCCGTCGCTCCGCTCGGCGACTACCTCTCCGAGTCGGGTTTGAACCGCGCTCGCGTCGAGGTCGAGGTCGAATGGCTCATCGCGCTGACCGACCGGTCGCTGTTCGGCACCGCGCCGCTCGCCGACGCTGACAAGGGCCGTCTGCGCGACCTGTATCGCGATTTCGGTCAATCCGAGATCGACTGGCTGGCTGAGAGGGAAGCCGTCACCCGTCACGACGTCAAAGCCGTCGAGTACCTCGTACGAGACCGTCTCTCCGCGCTGGGGCTGGATGCCATCGCCGAGCTCACCCACTTCGCCTGCACGAGCGAGGACATCAACTCGGTGTCCTACGCGCTGACCGTCAAGCGAGCGGTGGAGAACGTCTGGCTGCCGGCGCTGGACGCCGTGATCGCGAAGCTGCGCGAACTCGGCCTGGAGCATGCGGATGCCGCGATGCTCTCCCGCACGCACGGTCAGCCCGCGACCCCATCGACCATGGGCAAGGAGATCGCGGTGTTCGCGTGGCGCCTGGAGCGCGTGCGTGCGCAGATCGCGGCATCCGACTATCTCGCGAAGTTCTCCGGCGCGACCGGAACCTGGTCGGCGCACCTCGCGGCCGACCCCGACGCGGACTGGCCCACCATCGCGCGCGAGTACGTCGAGGGTCTGGGCCTGGGCTTCAACGTGCTCACGACGCAGATCGAGTCGCACGACTGGCAGGTCGAGCTCTACGACCGGGTGCGTCATGCCGGCGGCATCCTGCACAACCTCGCGACCGACATCTGGACGTACATCTCGATCGGCTACTTCACGCAGATCCCGGTGGCGGGCGCGACCGGGTCGTCGACGATGCCGCACAAGATCAATCCGATCCGGTTCGAGAATGCCGAGGCGAACCTCGAGCTTTCCGCCGCCCTGCTCGGGTCACTGTCGCAGACGCTCGTCACCTCGCGGATGCAGCGCGACCTCACGGACTCGACCACGCAGCGCAACATCGGCGTCGCGTTCGGGCACTCGCTGCTCGCGCTGGACAACCTGCGCCGCGGACTGAACGAGATCTCCCTCGCCCGCGACGTGCTGCTCGCCGATCTCGACGTGAACTGGGAAGTTCTCGCCGAGGCGATCCAGACCGTCATCCGCGCCGAGGTCGTCGCCGGCCGTTCGACGATCAGCGACCCGTACGCCCTGCTGAAGGAGCTCACGCGCGGACACCGCGTCGGGGCTGCGGAACTGGCCGAGTTCGTCGAGGGCCTCGAGATCGGGGATGCCGCGAAACAGCGCCTGCTCTCCCTGACCCCCGCGAGCTACACGGGTCTCGCCGAGCGCCTCGCGCGCTAG
- a CDS encoding low molecular weight protein-tyrosine-phosphatase: MAAAIFRDLAEHQGLGPLITSSSAGTGEWHVGERADERTLEALSRRGYDGSKHRARQFTAASFEENDLVVALDRTHERILRQWARDEDQEGKVTLLLAYDRDADGLDVPDPYYADTAMFDAVLAMIETATRGLFRQLEPALRQSRTTPRTTPQN; this comes from the coding sequence ATGGCCGCGGCGATTTTCCGTGATCTGGCCGAGCACCAGGGGCTGGGGCCGCTCATCACCTCGAGCAGTGCGGGCACGGGTGAGTGGCATGTCGGCGAGCGTGCCGACGAGCGCACGCTCGAGGCGCTGAGCCGCCGGGGCTACGACGGTTCGAAGCATCGTGCGAGGCAGTTCACCGCGGCATCGTTCGAGGAGAACGATCTCGTCGTCGCCCTCGACCGCACCCACGAGCGGATCCTCCGCCAGTGGGCGCGCGACGAGGATCAGGAGGGCAAGGTCACGCTGCTGCTCGCCTACGATCGCGACGCCGACGGGCTGGACGTCCCCGACCCGTACTACGCCGACACCGCGATGTTCGACGCGGTGCTGGCTATGATTGAGACCGCGACCCGAGGCCTGTTCCGCCAGCTCGAACCCGCGCTTCGTCAGAGCCGTACGACGCCCCGCACGACGCCCCAGAACTGA
- a CDS encoding acyl-CoA synthetase, with amino-acid sequence MSAPARAFTVRHVQLLRALFAAAAALMITFSPDHSAAIGFSVFGGFTAASGFILILAAWVVASAGNRWPFILLAAVDLAAAIVSGIPTWRTDGAFFIVVIVWAAATGLVELIAGLRARRTDQAAKDAITVGALGLLLAVVLLLIPADYALQYSVGPEALTLSGIILAVGMFGGYSAIVAVFLAIAGFSPRRTASVRDAEAADAASESVDTGGAA; translated from the coding sequence ATGTCTGCCCCAGCTCGCGCGTTCACCGTGCGCCACGTCCAATTGCTGCGCGCGCTCTTCGCGGCGGCGGCGGCGCTCATGATCACGTTCTCGCCGGATCACTCCGCCGCCATCGGATTCTCCGTCTTCGGCGGATTCACTGCCGCGAGCGGGTTCATCCTGATCCTGGCAGCCTGGGTCGTGGCATCCGCCGGCAATCGCTGGCCCTTCATCCTCCTGGCCGCCGTCGACCTCGCCGCGGCGATCGTGAGCGGCATCCCGACCTGGCGTACGGACGGCGCCTTCTTCATCGTCGTGATCGTCTGGGCCGCCGCGACCGGCCTGGTAGAGCTCATCGCGGGCCTTCGCGCACGACGCACCGATCAGGCCGCGAAGGATGCCATCACGGTCGGTGCTCTGGGTCTGCTGCTGGCCGTCGTCCTCCTGCTCATCCCGGCCGATTACGCGCTGCAGTACTCGGTCGGTCCGGAAGCACTGACGCTTTCCGGGATCATCCTCGCCGTCGGCATGTTCGGCGGATACTCGGCGATCGTCGCGGTCTTCCTCGCGATCGCGGGATTCTCACCGCGCCGCACCGCGTCGGTGAGGGATGCTGAGGCCGCCGACGCTGCGAGCGAATCGGTCGACACGGGAGGCGCTGCGTGA